From the Schistocerca piceifrons isolate TAMUIC-IGC-003096 chromosome 2, iqSchPice1.1, whole genome shotgun sequence genome, the window tttgttttccCAAAGTGTCTCACCTCTATGCTTTGAAACCAGGGAAAGGGAAAGTGCCCATACTTGCACATAAAATGGAAGGAAATGAATTGGAAATTGAGAAGGAAGAATGTTGTGATATTTTTCTCCTTTTATTGTGCAGGTGTTCAGATGTACGTTTGAGCGAGAAAGTTGCTATCTTAAAGTTGAATAATCTATTTTAATGAaaatgggttgggggggggggggggggttgttgatgCAATATTTCAAAACTATGCTGATGAATTAAAGAAAGTGTGTGTAACTTGCCTtacacattttatttcggttttaatATTTTAAGACATCGAGATACTTGATGTAAAGTAATACAGAAGCTGTTTTAAAGTAATTGATTTTAGAAATTAAACAAAGTATGTGTAACTTGCCTTCAACAGTTTATTCAGGTTTTAATATTTAAAAGCATTGAGATCTTTTACAATAAGTTCTGGTATAAACCATTATTGTTACTCGGGAATGTGGAGAGATTAGAGAAAACATATGCTGTGTGTTACAAAAAGCTTTGAAGTAAATTGTGTTAAATGGGATTTGTCTTCCAAATAATAATGTGCCTTGCACAAATAACCATTGGAAGATGGACTTTCGCGACCTGTGAAGATGTCGTTTCAGCATGTCCGTCCTTCAGACACAGGCATTTGAGATGTAAACAAAGTTTTCAAGACATACACTTGGGGGCTGTGACATAGTGTTGTTGACATGTATGAGGTCTGTAGTAAATTAGAAACATACACAGAAAAGTATGTGGACTTAGTGTGCAAGACATacaactatgatgatgatgatgatgatgatgatgatgatgatgatgatgatgatgatgatgatgatcagtttgttTGTGTGTTGGTTGCTATGGATATTTTTCAGAAGGAAAAACAATTTGTGACAAGTTTTTGTGTAATTTGCAATCAAATTACAAAGAATTTCCAACTTGTGGCACCTTCAAGAAATGTTGATTGTACATTTGTATAAGAAACTTTGTGACATACTTAGCAAACGCGTTAAATAACTAACAAGTGAAATTTTTTTGCTGAATATGCTTGACTACTTTCAGTGGTGTCAAATCTTGCAGTGTTTATGTCTAAATTATGGCAGTGTTAGTTAGCTGTAAATTTCGCTTTTATCCTAGTATGTACACCTTGGAAAGATTAGACAACAATGTTGTCAGTCTTGTACTCCTATGAGAATACGAGGGCTCTCTTAGATGTGGGCTCACACTTCCCAATAGAATTTTTGCCTCTCTGTACCCTTTCTTGACACCATTTCAACATGTAAAATTTagtatttttatgtttctttttttgtgACTGTCTTCGTCATTTTGTTtatactggatggttataattacaGGTTTTCAGAGTGTTGCAGTGTGGGATATACATTGCAGGATGCAGAAACATTGTATGCATGTTCGTTAATCTGTGTGCTAGCAAAGTATGCTagaaaaaatatataatagttccactttctggaCCGGGTGAAAATAcggcactgtaagcagtcagaatgtggtacaggtgcaggaaaaggggaggaaccaTCACACacatgataatggtggttctgccACATTTATTGGGATGTGGTCCCAAGTTACAATGTGTATTCAGTATGGTCTCCTGATTCAGCAACATGCTACATCTGTAACATGGTCttgtcaacagttgctcgcatcaTATGCGATACAATCAGAGCAATGGGTCTTCGTGTGCTATCCTTCAGATCACGAAGAGTCCAGGTACATCTCTAatagacatgatctttcagatagccccacaaccagaagtcacttAGATTTAGGTTGGGTGATCTGGAAAGCCAATCATCTTGAAACTTTGCAGTTGTTAGCAAGCAAGTCTTTCACATGGCAAGCAACATGTcgtcgccccatcttgcatgaaaataaggATGTACTCACGTCGGTGGTACATACACTAAATTTGGaatgatacagagaagattagcatggctcTTGCGCAAGGATGACATGCAAAATCGTGAAATGTTCCACATTTTttggagaatggggtcccacaggggtCTGTGTTGAATGTATCTctacttttagtggccattaatggtctagcagtagCTGTAGGACTGTCCGTTTCACCGTCTCTGAATACAGACGGCTTCTGCATTTTGTCCTGCTccgccagtactggtgttgctgagcaacaCCTACAGGGAGGTATCCAGAAGGCACAGTCACGATGTTATGCTCTTCTGTCAGTGTCGTACCGTTCAtgcggaaccagaactttaccttaataatgatccactcactgtagtggagacatatcgattcttaggactggttttcgatgcctgattgacttggcttcctcacctccgTCAGCTTAAGCAGAGGTGCTGGCAGCACctgaatgccctccactgcctgagcaacactaactggggtgcagatcactctaagctgctgcagctctacagagcccttgttcaatcctgtctTGACTGGGAGTCcggtttatggtttggcggcaccctcagtgttgcgtttactcaacccagtgcaccactgtgtgtGGCATTTGCCTAGTGACAAGAGCTTTTAGGATGAATCTGGTGACCAACGTCCTGGTGGAGACCAGAGTCCCACCATTGCAGGTTAGGTGTGCGCAGTTGCtctccagttacgttgcacatgttcgtagttctcctgtgcatccgaattaccatctccttttcctgcccatggcggttcatctcctgcatcagcggcgtaggtcagggcttacaattgcagttcgtgtgTGATTCCTTCTctgtgaactggagtccttgccattaccacctatacttgaggttcatTCACTAACACTTtcgtggtgtacacctaggctgcggcttcgcctggacctttcacgtggccctaagCACTCAACTAACCCTGTGACtatccactgtcacttcctctcaattctcaacatgtactggggccatgaagtggtttacaccgatgggtCTATGGCTGATGGTCaagttggctttgcctatgttcatggaggacatatagaacagcagtccctgccagatggctgcagtgttttcactgcagagctggcggccatatctcgtgctcttgagcacatccgctcatgcctgggagagtcatttctcctgtgtactgactccttgagcagcctacaagctatcgaccagtgctacccttgtcatcctttggtagcgaccatccaggagtccatctatgccctggaatggtacAGTCGTTCAGTGgtatttgtctggaccccaggtcacattggaatcccaggcaatgaacttgctgacaggctacgcagaaaccgcttatggagatcggcttctctgaaactgacctgcattctatataacacaacaagtttttgtggctttgggagatggaatggcataacctcaatATGCACaagctgcgtgccattaaggaaactatgaatgtgtggaagacctccgtgcgcgcctctcgcagggactctgtggttcgcTATCGGCTCCGCCTTGGCCATACGTGGCTGATGCAAGGTTAACTTCTCCATTGTGAGGACCCaactcggtgtcgctgtggctcatgAATGACTGTTGTCCATTCGTTGCTGGACTGCCGACTTTTAGCCGCACCatggtggacttttaactttcccagcaccctaccttcggtgttggacgacaatgcctccacagcagctttagttttatgttttatttgtgagggtgagttttatcatttgctctaagtttttaacaatgtcctttgtccctgtgtgtcctccacgcTAGTGCTTTCAGGTTTGGGGTTTTAATGTGTTTGCAGAGTGGCTGGCCtttcctttttatcctcatggtcagccagccatggtaacctgcTCTCTTGTTTTAACCTCTTATACCTGTTTCTTtcgtctttgtggttttcttgtccccttttgtccattaaAGTGTTTGTGGCCCTTCAGTCgttgttgtggtttttcctttcattctgttttgtgttgtctcaTTGCCTTAGTCTCAgccttgtggcattgtttcctttggaacaagggaccaatgaccaatGACCTCTTAGTTTAgtccccccctcctcccgcccctttttaaaccaaccaaccaaccaaccaaaatatgGTGTGACAAAGTTGCGTACTTGCGAAGCTGGAATAAAATGTTGCACAAGGTCTTTATAACATGAAGATGTCACTGTACAGCTAACAGACCATGAGGTGTCATCTGCGCAGAGAGAAACAGATGGACAATGAAGGAGCTCGTGAAATGACACCACACAATCACACAAGTtgggtgcagtggatgttcctgcacaacatgttgtGGAGTAGAACCCAACATGCAACAGTTCTGTGCATCCATGACACCATGCTGAGTAAAATGTGCCTTGCCCGGCCAATGAATATTCCTTGGCCACACGTCATATATTTCCATGGGTGccaaaaaacaaaagacaaagtCACGGTGTTGTAGCTATGGGGCTTCATTTGATGCACACTTTGAATCTTGTAGGGAGACCAGTGTAAAATGTGATGCAAAATCTTTTATCAGTTGACCAAGGGAGAGAAAATTCCCATGTCACAGCTTGAACACTGTCTGTGCAGAGTTTGAGCCATATGCTGCATGTTCGGTTATagcaacagtaacttcaacaacTACTTCCATGGAAAAGGGTCACTTCTGTCTCCTTGCTGCACCCCTAATTCTCCTCTTTCTTCAAAGTGCTTGATCATATTCTtaagcccatttattgacatggggcctcttcgcagctgtttctttTGGCAATATTCCCGCAGTATAGCACTGCTATTGCTGTCGTTCTGATGAaataactttaccagcagtgcacggtcATTCTTGTCAATACCACTGTGTTTCGAACAGAAAACTTCAATCCTCTTAATcatttacaccaacagtcacttcacagtaGATATCAACATATGCCACCAAGCCACAAACAGCATACTGATGTGAAAACAGGAAATGTTTCATGTTCTGACTTCTTACGGTGCCTagtttttcacctggtggcagaaagtgaagCTTTTTCCCCCAGCGAACCCCATGAACACGATTTAATGAACATACGTACTATGTTTCAGCAACCTGTtatgtatacagcccacactgcagcaaTTGGAACAACAtcagtttaattatgaccacccggTATGTTTTTCTCATGCGTTCATTATTGAACTGAGTGTTgcacatttatatattttttttataattgcaggTAATTGAGAGAGATGGacagaattacacttgcttgttaTGTGACGAAGACCAGAGGGCTGTAGGGGACATGAAGAGCATATCATCACACACAAAAAATGTACATAACATCCGTGTTTACATTTGTGATATCTGTGGTCAGGACTTCCGCAAACGAAATGAATTATCTGCTCACTTAGATGAGCATGCAGCCACTGAGGACGGAGACTATCAGTGTGAAGTGTGTAATCGTATATTCAGTAACCTTAGACTTTTCCGTGTACACAAACGTATGCATTATCCACAGTCAAAGCTGTGGACATGTGAGACTTGTGGCAAGCGGTATAGCTCTCGAAATTTGCTAGAAGAACATATCAATACACATACTGGAGTGCGACCTTATGTGTGTGAGGTGTGTGGCAAAGATTTTGCATCAAAATACACATACAGGGCTCATGCAAAGACGCATGAAATACGCCCTCGACCTTTCACATGTAATGAATGTGGGAAGACATTCCTGAGTGCACAGAACCTTGCGCAGCATGAACGTACTCATAATGGTTCTCGTGAATACATCTGTGAGCAGTGTGGAAAGGCATTTGGTACACCTCGAAATCTGGAAGTCCATTCAGTTGTTCACTCAGGGTGTAAGCCTTTTGTATGTCGTACCTGTGGTAAAGCATTTGCAAGAAAGGCTGAGATACGTGATCATGAACGTACACACACAGGTGAGAAACCATATCAGTGTGAATTCTGTGGTGCAACATTCAGTCAGCGTAGCAACTTGCAATCTCACAAACGTGCTACACACCTCCAAGACAAACGATATAAATGTGCTGATTGTGGTAAAGGTTTCAAACGACGCCGTCTTCTAGATTACCATGTAAAAGCTGCTCACACCGGTGAACGGCCATATAAGTGTCCCACGTGTGATGCAACTTTTGTTTATCCCGAGCATTTCAAGAAACATCGCCGTATCCATACTGGTGAGAAGCCTTTCCATTGTGAAGTATGTGGTAAAGCATTCAACAGCCGTGACAATCGCAATGCTCATAGGTTTGTGCATAGTGACAAGAAACCTTATGAATGTTTGTGTTGTGGAATGGGTTTCATGCGCAAACCACTCTTATACAATCACATGCAGAGCCAAGGTCATTTAAATGACACAATTGTAGTGAACCAGCCAAGGCTTACTTCAGATGATGATTTAACTAGAGAAGCAGTAGTTGCTACTGCTGGTGAACTGTCTGCTGGCGCAGAAGTAGAAATGACTGTCGTTGATGGCAGTCATGTACCTGAGCATGAAACCAAGGTAAATTTGGGatatgaatttattttattattattattattattattattattattattattattattagtattagtagtagcaGTAATTTCAAGAAGTAAAGATAACCACTCACCATATAACTGATACGTTAAACAGTCAACAGACAACTATAAAAATTTTGTGAAAGCTTAACAATGATTTCAGTGTCCTTGCTTGGTGATtattgtgtttcagtattttaactCCAAATGAGTACATTGTCTGAAAGCTTAGTAACTATTTAACTCATGTTTATGTACTAGGCAGCCATTCAGTACCTTAACTATACTGTGTGTGGTTACTTTTACCCCTTTCGGTATTTACTGTCTGCCCAGAACTTTCAGGTATTAAATTAATAATTTGCAGCCgttttttttatgttgtaagtGTTAATCTAATATCACAGTTAAATAATATTGAAGTCctagcacagaagtaataatgcAAGGAATTATTTTATgatggaaaaaaggaaaaatattcatTCTTGCATACTCTGTTCATGGAAGTGCATATAACTTAGTGTGCATTATTATAGTACCTTAAACGTTCTCATTGTACAATTAGTTAGAGCTATAGGAAATTTTTTAGTGATGCAAGAAGAAGTTAGTTTGGAGAACAGTCAACGAATGGCTAACCCGCCTAAACTATTATCTGAACCTTAGGAAGATTCTGAATCATTAAGCATATAACTAATTAAATTCTGAGTGAGTAATTCTGCCTGAACTGGCCTCGATAGATCCAATGGTATTGACTGACtgtcatgtcatcctcagctgataggatgcggctatggaggggcacgtggttagCACATAACTCTCCTGACCATTGTTAGGTTTCTTGACGTTAGCCCCTATTCCTCagacaaatagctcctcaattggcctcacaatggctcagtgcaccctgcttgccaacagtgctcagcaggtCCGTATGGTCACCCTTCCAAGTATTTGCGAAGCCCGACGGCATTTAACCTTGGTGtgctgacgggaaccagtgttaccaataATGGGAAATGGACTAAAAAGATTCTGTTTTGGGTTTCTTATGGTCAGAAAGACCTTGAGGGTACCAAATGGACTGACGATGTAAAGAAACAAGCTGGGCGAAGTTGGGATGTGAAAAGCTAAAGATCATAATGAATGCAGAAGTCTGGAAGAGGCCTATATCCAGTAGTGGATGATAAATTGTTGATGATTGCAATGATCCATCTCAGATGTAATATTACTAATTGGATTTTGAATTGAGAAGAGAATTTTAAATAACCTGATCATTACATAAAGAGGACAGAGGGaataaactgttaaaataaaattgATGGGTACAGTGCACAGACATTGGTTTTAGTAAATGCTTTAATCAAGAGTAGTATTTTATGAAATTATCTTTCTTTCATCATTGACATTGATCTCACTTCTTCTGTCCCAGAATACAACAAACATTTACCAAAACTGTCATGTTTACCATAATGAAGTTTGTTTCTCCAATATAAAAACATAATAATTATTACATTAAAGGAGATGAAATTTTTTATTCCACTTGAACTTAAAAGATTAGGAACATAACACGAACTTCATTTTACTATTAGTATCGGTCTTATATAACTCAATGACAAAGTTACATCAGTGTTAGTCCTCTTGCATATTCTTTCCTGTCGGACAGTGGCTGTCTGCTATGGATATGTACTAAGTGTGATACTCTCGCTTTTACCAGCACACATCCAGATTGTGTTGCATAAGAATTTCAAAAAATAATTACCTAttattaataaatgatttacattGAATATTATCCAAGATAGCACAGAAATATGTTGTTCTAAATTTTTAATCAGGCTCTTTATTTACATTGTTCAGACTTAATTGTGAACTTTGCCATTTGCGAGTTCTGCCCCCTCGCACATGTGGAGTGGGCGAGTGGAGAAAGAAGGCAGGGATTGGGAGGGAGTGTTGGGGTAGAGTGATAGATTGCTGGGAGAGAAGGCAGCAGGTGCAAGGGATAGGAATGTGCTGTCAGAGAGCTTGTTCTGGCTATAGGCAGGGGGAGTTGGGCACATTGCTCAATGATACGGAGGAGTGGATgtggaggacggggaaggaactttGAAGAAGAGGGTGTGAGTGCAGAATAAGTGAAGTAAGATAACGGAGCAGGGTTGGAGGCAGGAGCTAGCAAAGTTAGAGGCCAAGAGGATCATGGGATTGAAGAATGCTTTGCAAGGACAACACCCATCTATATAATTTAGAGAAAGTAGTGTTTGGCAAGGACCCAAATGGCActggttgtgaagcagctattgaaattgagcatgttgtatTTAACGGGTTCAGCTACTGTCTGATACCCACCCAGTACATCCTACTAAAGTCCCATCACAGGCCTATGCTACCTTACATTACCCTGTCATATCCTATCGGTGGCATGGGCACCTTTGGAAAGCAATCATCTTGTATACCAGCTTCGCTGTAATTTCTGCACGGCATTTCATGTGGACATAACGTCCAACTAAGTGTCCATCGAAATAAATGACTACTGTCAAACTGTGACCAGTAGCAAAATTGACCACCCAGTGCATGAGCATGCTCCTGAGCAAAACATGCTCGATTTCAATTGCTGTTTCACACCATGTTTTTAATTATATTGTATCCTTACTATCCACTTGTCATGTGTGTATCTTACAGCGATTTGTAAACACTGCTATTCATTTCTCCTCATTTTTAGAGTCACTATATTACTTAGTAGCATAAATGtcactttattttaatatttctctGTTTTCTGTGTGAACGTGACTGTACAGAATCCTTTTTACAGTTACTGTAAGCTGTTACACAGGGTGGTGCATGAAAAACTGGCTCTGAGTGCTACATTGCTCATTGTTGCCATCTATTGTTTCAAACATGTTGCGACTGTGTTTTGTATTCTCAGTATGAAAGCCATTGCAACTTGTTTAAGATGTGTTAAGTAAATATCTCAGCGAGGTGTATCCTGTTCAAGAAAGAATTGTTGCACAGGAGGAATACGTGTCTACCACTTCATGTTAGGAAATGCGGGACATTTTTGCAAAGAAATTTCCTGGCATTTCCGTAGTAGCGAAGAGCAGTATATAGGATATGGTAACAAAGTGGCATACTACAGGGTCAGCTGCAAATGATGCTGTAGTTGTGGATGTTCGAGCGCACATGGTCCAGAGTCCAAAGTAGTAGAGACGTAAATTGTCACAAAAAGTGACTTTTTTGCATAAGTCTTGTCAGTGTGTTTTACACCATTTAAGGATAAAGCCCTACAAAAAGATATGTGCCAAGGAACTCAAAGAGGAAGATAAtacaaatgtatgaattactgcacATGGCTATGTCAAACAATTGAGAGTGGAATGCTGGATCCACTGCTGTATTTCATCAGTGATGAAGACCGGTTCCATCTGACAGGACAGGTGAACTTCTAGAACACCACATACTGGTCAACAAACAATCCATGATTAATGAGAAACCCCTTCACAGTGAAAAAATTGGAGTGGTGTGCTGTGTCAGAAAATCAAATAGTGAGTCACATACTCCCCGCTCCACTATAAACATACCTATACTGTCCTTCAGCAGGATGGTGTAATCTGTCACACTTCACGTGACTCCGTCTCACAAATTTATGAAAGATTTATAGAAGAAAGGACTGTCAGCAAAGGATTGTGGCTGCTGTATTCACTGGACCTAACCACTTATTACTTTTGTCTGAGGGCAGTCTAAAGGGGAAAGTGTATGCAAATAAGCCAATAATGTTAGGAGATTTGAAGGACAATAttcataatgaaattttaaaaactgaTATGTCAGAGTTGTACAAAATGTGTATTAACACATTAGGCATGCAAAAGTGGTTTGAAGCACAAGGTGATCGTTTTCGTTTTACGGCTTCTTTCTAACTTCTTTTTTCACGGTGCCTAAATTTTGATGAAAATGTAATTTAGCAGTTCACTTAATCTGATATCTTTGTTGCGAAAAATCCTAGACGTTATCTTCTCTTTGTGTCAACCAGGGACCCAACTAATTTTTCAGAGCAGTTATCCCTATAGTTCAAGCTTGTCATTTAAACTTTGAGATCTAACCTCTCTTGTTCATGTTCTCATTATGGAGTTGCTCGCAACTTGTGGCTGTTAGATGTTCCATTATTTTGATCCTTTCATCTGATTTATGTACTATCTTATATCCTTGATCACACTCTTCTGTAACTGATCTATATGGCCATTGAATTGGCTCGACATATTTACCGATTCACATCGTTTTTATGCTCTCTCATATCATCCAGTTTTGCACCCATACTAAGCTTTTGTCCATTGACACCAGCTGTTTCCTCCCTAAACTACTCAGCTGATTCCATAAACAAAGTTAGTTACATTTTACACTAGAACTGCCATACAAATCTGTATACTACTAAGAAAGATGTATCCTACTTGATAAAATTACAAGTAACTTATTTTGTTTGTTCAGAAGgaaaagtattttcaagaaaatgctaATTAGAAGTACTCAAAATGAACTTTTTAGATAATTACAGTTTAATTGTAACTTGGACAGGCAGACAACTGGACATTCTGCTTCGCTCTGTCAACTGTCTTAGTGGCTTTCTGAACAGTTTTCTTCTTCACTCCAAACCCTTCAGAGACAGTAACAACTCAAACTGAAATAACTTATTGTAATTATATGGTGCAGGTGCTGCAGGAGGTCTGTGTGGTTACAGTGGGAAGTAAAGGAAGCCCTTTTGAGCTGCCTGCTCCTTCTGAAGCCAGTTTGACACTACGGGTAGAGAGGGCACTGTCCCTTACGGTCACTGCAGCCCACTGGAGGAAGATACACTACGAAGTTGTAATGTTGTGGCTCGTTACTCATAAGTGCCAACAAGAATCCCACCTGATGTAATAGTGTCACTCCAGTACAACTGGCCAAATTTTTACTGCCTAGAAACCCACAAGATGATGTGGCTGTCCTGATGTTAAAGTGTCTTGTGAGTATGTCAGCTGAAATTCTGCTCAATACTATTGCGATGACTCATTGTTTAAAATCCTCTCAATCCGTGAAGGCTGACAAAGGGCCTCTGGTTAGGCACATATATATCTACTTCAATATTGCCCAATCCATCGAAAGGCACATGGCATGGGTATTTcgtaccactactagacatttcatttcctgttcaaaTTGCATATAGAACGAAGCGAAGGAAAAGTGACTGACTgtacctctgtatgagccctaatttctcacatctGAGCTAtgtggtccttatgtgcaatgttTGTTAGAGGCAACAGGATCGttctccagtcagcttcaaatgccggttctgtaaatttctcaatatgttccttgaaaagaatatcGCCTTCTTCCAGGAATTCCGATTTGAGTTtgcaaagcatctctgtaacatttgTGTGTTGTTTGGACCAATCAGTAACAAAATCAGGCAGCCtgactctgaactgctttgatgtcttcctttaacccaacttggtacggatcccaatcACTGGAGCAGTATTCAAAAGTTAGTCACACTAGCATTCTATAtgttgtctcctttacagatgaaccacactttcttaggATTCTCCCTGTAAACCGAAGTTATCCACTCGCCATTCCTACCActgtcctcacatgcttgttccatttcatatcaatttgcaatgttatgcccagttATTAAAATCATGTGAttgtgtgaagcaggacactactaatgatgTATGACTTACCCAaacattgtttttcctactcatccacattaacttacatttctctacatttagagctagctaccattcatcaccccaactataaattttgtctaagtcatcttgttttCTCTTACAgctactcaacttcgacatcttaccataCACCACATCATTGTCAgttaacaactgcagattgctgcccactctgtccgccaaatctctttccactgaggacaacatactgcattGTATAACttgagaagtcttcaagccactcacatatctgtgagcctattccatatgctcgtaccttctttgaCAGCCTGTAACTGGGCACCATGGCAAATGCTCTCCCGAAATCTAGaactatggaatctgcctgttgcccttcatccatagtttgcattatatcatgtgagaaaagggaagctgagttttgcacaagtgatTTTTTTCTAAAGCCAGGCTGATCCATGGACatcagcttctcagtctcaagaaaatttattatattcaaacttagaatacgttcaaggattctgcataAAACTAATGTTAGGGATATTAATCTGTAATTTTGTCGGTCTGttattttgcccttcttatacaaaGGAGTTACTTCCACTTTTTTCCACTTGCTTAGGACCTTGCGCTGGGttagagattcatgataaatgcaagctaagtaagggggcaGTGCCATAGACTACTCTTTGAAAAACCAAATTTGGATTCTGTCCGGACCTGGTAACTATTTGTTTTAAACTCCCTCATTTGTTTCTCcgcaccagggatgcttattactatgttgtccacacTGAAGTCTTTTTGATGGTCAAACAGCAGTAtatggctttcattttgctattttcaactgccacatcagactggtcaacaagtgactggatg encodes:
- the LOC124776950 gene encoding zinc finger protein 37-like, with protein sequence MASPVETQHEDQEHPGFSISYRLIQGDIMTPDTEKEQNNSSKTTHCLICNSRVAVSSRNSCNIFHKYTVTSTEKPISYTIGTVLGVEMSEDTVHSHVICKKCFKLFNEIDEIEARLEEVKLEITTNYNKTLKIQSEAEKEIVQIVEEDEENHKLPLGSEDGNVVKAKVLPRARKKGPLKKMKSSHLINSEEEYEQQKENSVCQIEISDPDSNYATEVIENSEITDNNGDVIQIKIEQSEESNSREVHRKRGAKRKQKTVNEPQDYDAQDKVIERDGQNYTCLLCDEDQRAVGDMKSISSHTKNVHNIRVYICDICGQDFRKRNELSAHLDEHAATEDGDYQCEVCNRIFSNLRLFRVHKRMHYPQSKLWTCETCGKRYSSRNLLEEHINTHTGVRPYVCEVCGKDFASKYTYRAHAKTHEIRPRPFTCNECGKTFLSAQNLAQHERTHNGSREYICEQCGKAFGTPRNLEVHSVVHSGCKPFVCRTCGKAFARKAEIRDHERTHTGEKPYQCEFCGATFSQRSNLQSHKRATHLQDKRYKCADCGKGFKRRRLLDYHVKAAHTGERPYKCPTCDATFVYPEHFKKHRRIHTGEKPFHCEVCGKAFNSRDNRNAHRFVHSDKKPYECLCCGMGFMRKPLLYNHMQSQGHLNDTIVVNQPRLTSDDDLTREAVVATAGELSAGAEVEMTVVDGSHVPEHETKVYIAELKDHVIIQQDSDDRCYAEKTVVVEDADTKSQTVQEAVEHLIIDGQVHFADPSELADIHTDVGSVTEITTSSGDTSRHTLVVPATPNLGAAAAAYEQDAVATLSGSVPAIQTSSGPVHLVQIRIPSSEHLGAGRTWFNVVNASQ